A region of Dermabacter vaginalis DNA encodes the following proteins:
- a CDS encoding dihydrodipicolinate synthase family protein, translating to MASQGRLTGVIPPLVIPLTESRELDVESLERLINHLIDGGVDGIFALGSSSEVVFHTDRMRERILETVTGIVAGRIPVLAGVIDTETNRVLEHVKIAQKYGVAGVVATAPFYAITGPAEIERHFRILGEQSEVPVWAYDLPVCVHVKLNPHMLVGLGSEGLLAGVKDSSGDDVSFRRLTVMNRAAGNPLSVLTGHEVVVDGAYLSGADGSVPGLGNVDPAGYARMHKAYLAGDWETVRTEQDRLAALFEIVFQPVGKTGPAAGVGAFKTALRELGVFSTNVMSEPMTAIEGDAVEKIRGILTATGLRK from the coding sequence ATGGCTTCCCAGGGACGCCTCACGGGCGTCATCCCGCCTCTCGTTATTCCGCTTACCGAGTCGCGCGAACTCGATGTCGAATCGCTCGAGCGTCTCATCAACCACCTCATCGACGGCGGCGTCGATGGCATCTTTGCCTTGGGTTCGTCGAGCGAGGTCGTGTTCCATACCGATCGCATGCGCGAGCGCATTCTCGAAACCGTCACGGGGATCGTTGCCGGCCGCATCCCTGTTCTCGCTGGCGTGATCGATACCGAAACAAACCGCGTGCTCGAGCACGTGAAGATCGCCCAGAAGTACGGCGTCGCAGGCGTCGTCGCAACCGCACCTTTCTACGCGATTACCGGTCCCGCCGAAATTGAACGACACTTCCGCATTCTCGGCGAGCAGTCCGAGGTTCCCGTGTGGGCCTATGACCTCCCGGTCTGCGTGCACGTCAAGTTGAACCCCCACATGCTCGTGGGCCTTGGCAGCGAAGGGCTTCTCGCCGGGGTCAAGGACTCGTCGGGTGATGATGTGTCATTCCGGCGTTTGACCGTCATGAATCGTGCGGCTGGCAACCCGTTGAGTGTTCTCACGGGTCACGAGGTCGTTGTGGACGGCGCCTACCTTTCAGGTGCTGATGGGTCCGTTCCAGGCCTTGGAAACGTTGATCCCGCGGGCTACGCGCGCATGCACAAGGCATACCTTGCCGGTGATTGGGAAACGGTCCGCACAGAACAGGATCGCCTTGCGGCGCTCTTCGAGATCGTATTCCAGCCTGTTGGCAAGACCGGCCCCGCAGCTGGCGTGGGCGCATTCAAGACTGCGCTTCGCGAGCTCGGCGTATTCTCGACGAACGTCATGAGCGAGCCGATGACGGCGATCGAAGGCGATGCGGTCGAGAAGATTCGCGGGATTCTCACGGCGACCGGCCTCCGAAAGTAG
- a CDS encoding ABC transporter ATP-binding protein, producing the protein MSHSVTSRTNNGYLAPDLHEPPVLDLQDIHVVHTLRTGSILKPDTIRAVDGISVQVRRGEVIGIVGESGSGKSTLANVMLGLQQPTSGKVLFKGNDLRRSRAARRERGRAISVVFQDPSTALNPRMIVQDTLMDPLRVHGIGTDRERLAMVKELMHLVGLPQSALSVLPRQISGGQRQRVAIARALALEPDIVIADEPTSALDVSVRAQVLNLLTDLKKELGLGLVFISHDINTVRFVSDTLLVMNRGKVVESGPSEEVFRSATDPYTQTLLAAAPALL; encoded by the coding sequence ATGAGCCACAGCGTCACATCACGAACAAACAACGGCTACCTCGCGCCGGACCTGCACGAACCGCCAGTCCTCGATCTTCAGGACATCCACGTCGTGCACACCCTGCGCACGGGATCGATTCTCAAGCCCGACACGATCCGCGCGGTTGATGGGATCAGCGTCCAGGTACGCCGGGGCGAAGTGATCGGCATCGTCGGCGAATCAGGGTCGGGAAAATCTACCCTCGCGAACGTCATGCTCGGCCTCCAACAGCCAACTAGCGGGAAGGTGCTGTTCAAGGGCAACGATCTTCGCCGCAGTCGCGCTGCTCGGCGCGAGCGGGGGCGGGCAATCTCGGTCGTGTTCCAGGATCCATCTACTGCTCTTAACCCGCGCATGATCGTCCAAGACACACTCATGGACCCCCTTCGCGTGCATGGAATCGGCACGGATCGTGAGCGGCTCGCGATGGTCAAGGAACTCATGCACCTCGTGGGCCTTCCCCAATCAGCGCTCTCGGTTCTTCCGCGACAGATCTCGGGAGGCCAGCGTCAGCGTGTCGCTATCGCGCGTGCACTCGCACTCGAGCCCGACATCGTGATCGCTGACGAGCCGACCTCCGCCCTTGACGTGTCGGTCCGGGCGCAAGTTCTCAACCTCTTGACCGACCTCAAGAAGGAGCTTGGACTCGGCCTCGTGTTCATTTCTCACGACATCAACACGGTACGTTTCGTGTCGGACACCCTCCTTGTCATGAATCGCGGCAAGGTCGTTGAATCGGGTCCGAGCGAAGAGGTGTTCCGAAGCGCCACGGATCCGTACACGCAAACGCTGCTTGCGGCGGCTCCTGCACTTCTTTAG
- a CDS encoding ROK family protein, which translates to MPAELTRVLAVDLGGTKINAAVVGLKGEGAPHLGPVATAPTPAREGANAVVAAAVNVAHEALQGTDGDGPPLAAIGIASAGVIDSARGVVTAATDALPGWPGTDLSGAFHTEFEVRTRALNDVHAHGLGEAMFGAGQGCNSLLLVAVGTGIGGAFITRGQVLTGSRGAAGHIGHVRTAGVPGVEDLVCSCGRRGHLEGFASGPGIAAELTRRGTPAASTREVADLANNGSRIALGTLIDAGRLTGRAIGDQLNIVDPQVVAVTGGVASASGVAGEEWWAALREGVHESAMDAVGNTPIVPASAGNHAALLGAAHFALTDPATEG; encoded by the coding sequence ATGCCCGCTGAGTTAACGCGAGTGCTCGCCGTCGACCTCGGCGGGACCAAGATCAACGCGGCCGTCGTGGGACTCAAGGGTGAAGGTGCTCCACACCTCGGGCCCGTGGCTACGGCGCCCACTCCGGCACGCGAGGGCGCCAATGCTGTGGTAGCCGCAGCGGTCAACGTCGCTCACGAAGCCCTTCAAGGCACCGATGGAGACGGACCTCCTCTCGCCGCTATCGGGATTGCCTCGGCGGGTGTGATTGACAGCGCTCGAGGCGTGGTAACCGCCGCAACCGACGCACTCCCCGGATGGCCGGGAACGGATCTTTCCGGCGCTTTCCACACCGAGTTCGAGGTGCGAACCCGCGCTCTCAATGACGTGCACGCGCACGGCCTCGGTGAGGCGATGTTCGGTGCCGGTCAGGGATGCAATTCGCTCCTTCTGGTCGCCGTCGGCACGGGGATCGGTGGCGCCTTCATCACCCGGGGTCAGGTACTCACGGGCTCTCGCGGCGCTGCTGGCCATATCGGGCACGTCCGCACCGCCGGTGTTCCTGGAGTCGAAGATCTCGTGTGCTCGTGCGGACGACGAGGGCACCTCGAAGGTTTCGCCTCAGGCCCCGGCATCGCGGCCGAACTCACGAGACGCGGCACTCCCGCAGCTTCGACACGCGAAGTCGCGGACCTCGCCAACAACGGTTCGAGAATTGCGCTCGGCACCCTCATCGACGCAGGCCGTCTCACGGGCCGCGCAATTGGAGATCAGCTCAACATTGTCGATCCGCAGGTCGTTGCGGTCACGGGAGGCGTCGCCTCCGCGAGCGGTGTCGCCGGTGAGGAATGGTGGGCTGCACTTCGCGAAGGAGTGCACGAAAGCGCCATGGATGCCGTTGGAAACACCCCCATTGTGCCCGCGAGCGCGGGCAACCACGCGGCGCTCCTCGGTGCCGCGCATTTCGCATTGACCGATCCCGCCACGGAAGGCTGA
- the argS gene encoding arginine--tRNA ligase — translation MTAPELALTTRFQDAFAAAFGEEYRTADPIIRPGKFSDFQCNAAMGLAKKLGAKPRDLAQQILEKVQLDDIAETPEIAGPGFLNITLKTEWVASQAAGLHGDDRLGVGSPEKAETIVIDYSAPNVAKEMHVGHLRTTVVGDALARVLEFEGHTVVRQNHIGDWGTPFGMLIEHLLEVGEDSEEAKLLETDPNAFYQAARAKFDADTEQTDFAKRARARVATLQSGDEATLAMWTKLVGLSKQYFHRIYDMLDVTLTDEDLAGESTYNDALAGVCDDLEQAGIARVSDGALCVFPAGFTGRDDQPLPLIIRKSDGGYGYATTDFAAIRHRVGDLHADRIAYVVGSSQELHFQMVFTTAREAGWLPESVDAEHVKIGSVLGEDGKILRTRSGSSLRLMALLEEGVVKARSVIDELRPDLPEDERAKIARQIGIGSIKYADLSTAHDSDYVFDLDRMLALQGNTAPYLQYAVARIRSIQRKAADQGISAEQVEAAAPRVIDDPERTLALQLLQFAPTVAEVGTQYVPHKLAAYLFDLAQAFMSFYEKSPILKDASEDVRLGRLALAKLTERTLVAGLDLLGVQAPAQM, via the coding sequence ATGACTGCACCGGAACTTGCCCTCACGACCCGTTTCCAGGATGCCTTCGCCGCGGCTTTCGGCGAGGAGTACCGCACCGCCGACCCCATTATTAGGCCGGGGAAGTTCTCGGACTTTCAGTGCAACGCGGCGATGGGCCTCGCGAAGAAGCTCGGGGCGAAGCCGCGCGACCTCGCCCAGCAGATCCTCGAGAAAGTGCAGCTCGACGACATCGCCGAGACACCCGAGATCGCTGGCCCCGGCTTCCTCAACATCACGCTCAAGACCGAGTGGGTCGCCTCCCAGGCGGCTGGCCTGCACGGCGATGATCGCCTCGGGGTGGGCAGCCCCGAGAAGGCCGAAACGATTGTGATCGACTACTCGGCGCCGAACGTCGCGAAGGAAATGCACGTGGGGCATCTGCGCACCACAGTCGTGGGCGATGCGCTCGCACGTGTGCTCGAGTTCGAAGGCCACACGGTCGTGCGCCAGAACCACATCGGCGACTGGGGAACGCCCTTCGGGATGCTCATCGAGCACCTGCTCGAGGTCGGCGAGGATTCTGAGGAGGCAAAGCTCCTCGAGACCGATCCAAACGCGTTCTACCAGGCTGCGCGCGCGAAGTTTGATGCGGATACGGAGCAGACCGATTTCGCGAAGCGGGCCCGCGCTCGCGTCGCGACCCTGCAGTCGGGTGATGAGGCAACGCTCGCGATGTGGACCAAGCTCGTGGGCCTTTCGAAGCAGTACTTCCACCGCATTTACGACATGCTCGACGTGACCCTCACCGATGAGGATCTCGCGGGCGAATCGACCTACAACGACGCGCTCGCGGGCGTGTGTGACGACCTTGAGCAGGCCGGAATCGCACGCGTGTCGGACGGCGCGCTGTGCGTGTTCCCCGCCGGCTTCACGGGCCGCGACGACCAGCCGCTCCCGCTCATCATTCGCAAGTCCGACGGTGGCTACGGCTACGCGACGACCGATTTCGCGGCGATTCGCCACCGCGTGGGTGACCTCCATGCCGATCGCATCGCTTACGTTGTGGGCTCCTCGCAGGAACTGCACTTCCAGATGGTGTTCACGACGGCGCGTGAGGCCGGCTGGCTTCCCGAGAGCGTGGATGCTGAGCATGTGAAGATCGGTTCGGTTCTCGGTGAGGACGGCAAGATCCTTCGCACGCGTTCGGGTTCCTCGCTGCGACTCATGGCCCTTCTCGAGGAGGGCGTTGTGAAGGCTCGTTCCGTGATCGACGAGCTGCGCCCCGACCTTCCCGAAGATGAACGCGCGAAAATCGCCCGCCAGATCGGCATCGGCAGCATTAAGTACGCGGACCTCTCGACCGCGCACGATTCGGATTACGTGTTCGATCTCGATCGCATGCTCGCTCTCCAGGGCAACACGGCGCCGTATCTCCAGTACGCCGTGGCGCGCATCCGCTCGATCCAGCGCAAGGCCGCGGATCAGGGCATCTCTGCCGAGCAGGTAGAGGCGGCAGCCCCGCGCGTGATCGACGATCCCGAGCGCACCCTCGCGCTTCAGCTCCTGCAGTTTGCGCCTACGGTTGCCGAGGTGGGCACCCAGTACGTGCCGCACAAGCTCGCGGCGTACCTCTTCGACCTCGCGCAGGCATTCATGAGCTTTTACGAGAAGTCGCCAATCCTCAAGGACGCGAGCGAAGACGTGCGGCTTGGTCGACTCGCCCTTGCGAAGCTCACCGAGCGCACGCTCGTCGCGGGCCTCGACCTGCTCGGCGTGCAGGCTCCCGCGCAGATGTGA
- a CDS encoding exo-alpha-sialidase has product MMNSPFSPYAKVLAFGATVALTLGAPLSALAAPSDTPESAGASAAESSFTSQRIAMGGEGGFGNYRIPAVMQLRNGDVLLAYDGRPTGTDAPGPNSILMRRSTDGGKTFGPQTVIAAGEKSTPIHGYSDPSFVYDEETGDLFAFFVHSKDTGFWNSQEGHDDADRKVMSAALAVSKDNGKTWDLRSLTATVKPEGVRATFATSGHGIQLKNGAHKGRLVQQYAGAFTDGTVRAYSVYSDDHGATWNMGTPVGTKMDENKVVELADGTLMMNSRAHDTHTARWVAYSKDGGETWSEPTLDHTLTDPRNNASIIRMNPAAAPETREAQELLFSNANSSEGRKNGSIRYSCDSGKTWPTITTFNAGPTSYSDLVALQDGTFGVFYESADSEQRYGSFTRDFVNPFCAAFGEATADIDAGSTSEVTFTLRNDDTRDLISGTAVVDLPKGWNAPAVTTPTLKPGESTTITLTVSAPAWASKGEVHGEVRIDAGDTTVRGDLDLTIVNAAPNTLGATIVGRPGDPDRDLSENPYKVGDEVPYTFRVDSTANVTETVTPVSGNLSPLVPEGPGNCRWRHLKAGDGYTCASPRYTVTEEDLARGYFIPESQWELTGTGLDPVTITVTGEKVWLVAPIENPVVPPAEEPDSTPVEPPTDEAGEEPSNSSDGDQSEPGKSNNPHASEHPSKDPVINGTQPAGSQQASHANIGRPQSVVQRSGQSAMSSRSLPRTGTSALLTAAAAAGVLTAGIAMTLGVRQRRQR; this is encoded by the coding sequence ATGATGAATTCCCCCTTTTCCCCGTACGCAAAGGTGCTCGCCTTTGGCGCCACTGTAGCGCTCACGCTCGGCGCTCCGCTTTCCGCACTCGCGGCACCTTCTGACACACCGGAATCGGCCGGGGCCTCTGCTGCCGAGTCGAGCTTTACCTCGCAGCGCATCGCTATGGGTGGCGAAGGCGGCTTTGGCAATTACCGCATCCCGGCGGTCATGCAGCTACGCAACGGCGACGTTCTTCTCGCCTACGACGGCCGCCCCACGGGCACCGATGCTCCCGGCCCAAACTCGATCCTCATGCGGCGTTCGACCGACGGTGGGAAAACCTTTGGCCCACAGACGGTGATCGCCGCTGGTGAAAAGTCCACACCCATTCATGGCTACTCGGATCCGAGCTTCGTGTATGACGAGGAAACGGGTGATCTTTTCGCGTTCTTCGTGCATTCCAAAGACACGGGCTTTTGGAATAGTCAGGAAGGGCATGATGACGCTGACCGCAAGGTCATGAGCGCCGCACTCGCAGTGTCGAAAGACAACGGCAAGACGTGGGATCTTCGTTCCCTCACCGCGACGGTCAAGCCTGAGGGCGTGCGCGCGACGTTTGCGACGAGTGGCCACGGTATTCAGCTCAAGAACGGTGCCCATAAAGGTCGTCTCGTGCAGCAATACGCGGGAGCCTTCACCGATGGAACCGTTCGCGCCTATTCGGTCTACTCCGATGACCACGGCGCAACGTGGAATATGGGCACGCCGGTAGGCACAAAAATGGACGAGAACAAGGTCGTTGAGCTCGCTGATGGCACGCTCATGATGAACTCGCGTGCCCACGACACGCACACGGCTCGCTGGGTGGCCTATTCGAAGGATGGCGGCGAGACGTGGAGTGAGCCTACGCTCGACCATACGCTCACCGACCCCCGTAACAACGCTTCGATCATCCGCATGAACCCCGCGGCCGCTCCCGAGACTCGCGAGGCACAGGAACTCCTCTTCTCGAACGCCAATTCCTCCGAGGGCCGTAAGAACGGCAGCATCCGCTATTCGTGCGACTCGGGTAAAACCTGGCCGACAATCACGACGTTCAATGCTGGGCCAACGTCGTACTCGGATCTCGTCGCGCTTCAGGACGGCACTTTCGGTGTGTTTTACGAGAGCGCCGATAGTGAGCAGCGCTACGGCTCATTCACACGGGACTTTGTGAACCCGTTCTGCGCGGCTTTCGGCGAGGCAACAGCCGACATCGATGCGGGAAGCACGAGCGAAGTGACGTTCACGCTGCGCAACGACGACACTCGAGATCTCATCTCTGGCACGGCAGTCGTTGACCTCCCGAAGGGCTGGAACGCACCTGCCGTGACGACCCCGACCCTCAAACCGGGCGAGAGCACAACAATCACCCTCACGGTTTCGGCCCCCGCGTGGGCGTCCAAGGGCGAGGTTCACGGTGAGGTGCGCATCGATGCTGGCGACACCACGGTCCGCGGCGACCTCGACCTCACCATCGTAAATGCTGCACCCAATACGCTGGGCGCCACGATCGTGGGGCGACCAGGAGATCCCGATCGGGATCTTAGCGAGAATCCATACAAGGTAGGCGACGAGGTGCCCTATACCTTCCGCGTTGACTCAACGGCGAACGTCACCGAGACCGTCACACCGGTGTCCGGCAATCTCTCCCCGCTTGTTCCGGAAGGACCCGGCAATTGCCGCTGGCGTCATCTCAAGGCCGGCGACGGTTACACGTGCGCGTCCCCCCGCTACACGGTCACGGAAGAGGATCTCGCGCGCGGTTATTTCATCCCCGAAAGCCAGTGGGAGCTTACCGGAACCGGACTCGACCCCGTAACGATAACCGTCACGGGCGAGAAGGTTTGGCTCGTAGCTCCGATCGAGAATCCAGTGGTACCACCGGCGGAAGAACCGGACAGCACCCCGGTCGAACCGCCAACGGATGAGGCAGGCGAGGAACCGTCGAACTCTTCGGATGGCGACCAGAGTGAGCCGGGTAAGTCAAACAACCCCCATGCCAGCGAACATCCTTCGAAAGACCCGGTCATTAACGGCACACAGCCTGCCGGTTCCCAGCAGGCGTCGCACGCGAATATCGGGAGGCCACAATCGGTAGTACAGCGTTCGGGGCAGAGCGCAATGTCCTCCCGCAGCCTCCCCCGCACAGGAACGTCAGCGTTGCTGACGGCGGCTGCCGCGGCGGGTGTCCTCACCGCGGGCATAGCGATGACGCTCGGGGTACGACAGCGCCGACAGCGCTAA
- a CDS encoding sialidase family protein yields METASRSKVKDATVESEASLHITFTARGNGTLMSRSTEEARLEVAVENGHLVAHIERDGYKRSLDAEDADHVDDGEVHSLALTRTACGTTLYLDGYESFCSTSTLAWPSSTDAETVVNQPGDPQVHEVQDDNRELDPREILANAPAVSPYVEFAASHLSSRDAKCVGKLSKGTIRSRFRVRGKHQAGTILEARGEDGNLSLSIERGSIVYRVIVAGEKLCELEAHGQWDDGHWHDLVVTTGYGASALYIDGFQVARTAGVCFFGDVAHVDRVSVGQDLDGARLFGEAQSAMIYDRVLSDRHVKRLAGVDPLTTRAIVDLGYDGAQSYRIPALLTTRKGTLIAGADQRTSIPNDSPNHINFVIRRSTDGGRSWGPLQTVVRSVGSGLTGASATDPVLVEHRESGRIIALVDHFPGAIGQLNAVAGSGFTGNGERVLLDREGREYAVGSDGRVRTESGKLTEFVLDPDGSLRNGETELGHVEMFRGDPAAPPLTAVPTSYLWMVVSEDDGESWSDPIDLNPQVKEPWMPFLGASPGTGVCIENGPHAGRLVMPVYYSDESGSSFACAALLSDNAGGTWRLGGSPNDTREWRGNREASLYESSIVEVEGGDLVVFARNQHASGRVAVSRSTDGGETWSAVSYDPQLTEIFSQPNAVRIEVGGEAAVVFANASELLPFRGCGTLRLSFDGARTWPHNRVFNPRHYVYQSMAQLQNGNLGLLWEREWHGLFFTEIPLGWITESLNTLIKA; encoded by the coding sequence ATGGAAACGGCGTCTCGTTCAAAGGTGAAAGACGCGACGGTTGAGAGTGAAGCGAGCCTTCACATCACGTTTACTGCACGTGGAAACGGCACTCTGATGTCCCGAAGCACCGAAGAGGCACGACTAGAAGTTGCTGTTGAAAATGGTCATCTTGTTGCGCACATTGAACGAGACGGTTACAAGCGCAGTCTCGACGCTGAAGATGCCGACCATGTAGATGATGGAGAAGTGCATTCCCTTGCTCTCACGAGAACGGCGTGTGGAACGACCCTGTATCTCGATGGATACGAGTCTTTCTGCTCGACCTCAACCCTCGCGTGGCCGAGCTCAACCGACGCCGAGACCGTAGTTAACCAGCCCGGAGATCCCCAGGTGCACGAAGTTCAAGACGACAATCGAGAGCTCGATCCGAGAGAAATCCTCGCGAACGCCCCGGCTGTCTCACCGTACGTTGAATTTGCGGCATCGCACCTTTCTTCGCGTGACGCTAAATGCGTAGGAAAGCTCTCAAAAGGCACGATTCGTTCGCGATTCCGTGTGCGTGGAAAGCACCAAGCAGGAACAATTCTTGAAGCGCGCGGAGAAGATGGAAATCTCTCACTTTCAATCGAGCGTGGAAGTATCGTATATCGTGTCATCGTCGCTGGCGAGAAGCTGTGCGAGCTTGAGGCACACGGACAATGGGACGACGGTCACTGGCACGACCTCGTCGTCACGACAGGCTATGGTGCGAGCGCGCTTTACATCGACGGTTTCCAGGTCGCGCGAACCGCAGGAGTGTGCTTCTTCGGTGACGTCGCACATGTTGATCGCGTCTCGGTCGGGCAAGACCTCGATGGTGCTCGCCTTTTTGGAGAAGCGCAAAGTGCGATGATTTACGACCGCGTACTCTCCGATCGCCACGTCAAACGTCTCGCCGGTGTCGATCCTTTGACGACGCGCGCGATTGTCGACCTTGGCTACGACGGTGCCCAGAGCTACCGCATCCCCGCACTGCTCACGACCCGCAAGGGAACTCTTATCGCGGGCGCTGATCAGCGCACGAGCATCCCGAACGACAGCCCGAATCACATTAACTTTGTCATCCGACGCAGCACCGATGGTGGGCGCTCGTGGGGGCCACTTCAGACCGTCGTTCGCTCCGTGGGTAGCGGCTTGACGGGGGCCTCAGCAACCGACCCTGTTCTCGTCGAACATCGCGAGAGTGGGCGGATTATCGCGCTCGTTGATCATTTTCCGGGTGCGATCGGACAGCTCAACGCAGTGGCGGGTTCGGGCTTTACGGGCAACGGCGAGAGAGTTCTGCTCGACCGGGAAGGCCGAGAGTACGCTGTGGGCAGCGATGGCCGAGTCCGCACGGAGTCGGGGAAATTAACGGAGTTCGTGCTCGATCCCGACGGTAGCTTGCGCAACGGTGAAACTGAACTTGGGCACGTCGAAATGTTCCGGGGGGATCCGGCAGCACCACCACTCACCGCTGTCCCCACGAGTTATTTGTGGATGGTTGTCAGTGAGGATGACGGTGAGAGCTGGAGCGATCCCATCGATCTGAATCCTCAAGTAAAGGAGCCGTGGATGCCGTTCCTCGGCGCTTCGCCTGGCACGGGTGTGTGCATAGAAAACGGGCCTCATGCCGGGCGTCTTGTCATGCCCGTGTATTACAGCGATGAATCCGGCTCGTCGTTTGCCTGTGCCGCACTCCTGAGCGATAACGCAGGAGGCACGTGGCGTCTCGGTGGTTCTCCTAATGACACACGCGAATGGCGCGGAAACCGCGAAGCGTCACTTTATGAGTCGAGCATCGTGGAGGTTGAAGGAGGCGATCTCGTGGTGTTCGCGCGTAACCAGCATGCTTCCGGGAGAGTCGCGGTTTCGCGAAGCACCGATGGGGGTGAGACGTGGTCGGCAGTTTCGTATGATCCGCAGCTCACCGAAATCTTTAGCCAACCCAATGCTGTGCGGATCGAGGTGGGCGGCGAAGCAGCGGTGGTTTTTGCCAACGCGAGCGAACTCTTGCCTTTCCGCGGATGCGGTACGCTCCGGCTCAGCTTTGACGGTGCACGAACGTGGCCGCATAATCGCGTGTTCAACCCACGCCACTACGTGTACCAGTCGATGGCTCAGCTCCAGAACGGCAATCTTGGACTCTTGTGGGAGCGCGAGTGGCACGGGCTCTTTTTTACAGAAATTCCGCTGGGATGGATTACGGAGTCGCTCAATACCCTCATCAAGGCTTAG
- a CDS encoding N-acetylmannosamine-6-phosphate 2-epimerase, with the protein MHPVVKALEGSLIVSCQAYPGEPMRDPRTMAQIAAAVEQGGASAVRAQGLDDIRQVKAAVSGIPVIGIWKDGNEGVFITPTLKHCEAVLDAGADILALDGTLRERPDGLTFAETVTRIRERSDVPIMADCDSEESALAAAEAGADIIGTTLAGYTGMRRKTDGPDLELLASLVEKLPGRAVVAEGRVHSPAQAMACREAGAFAVVVGTAITHPTSITTWFNAAVRGVGDRG; encoded by the coding sequence ATGCACCCCGTTGTCAAAGCCCTCGAGGGTTCCCTCATTGTCTCGTGCCAGGCCTACCCAGGCGAGCCCATGCGCGATCCCCGCACGATGGCTCAGATCGCCGCTGCCGTCGAGCAAGGCGGCGCAAGTGCCGTGCGTGCGCAGGGGCTCGACGATATTCGCCAGGTGAAAGCGGCCGTGAGCGGCATTCCCGTAATCGGCATTTGGAAGGACGGCAACGAGGGCGTGTTCATCACACCAACCCTCAAGCATTGCGAGGCCGTACTGGATGCAGGTGCGGACATTCTCGCTCTCGATGGAACACTGCGTGAGAGGCCGGACGGCCTCACCTTCGCGGAAACAGTTACGCGAATCCGCGAACGTAGCGACGTACCGATCATGGCCGATTGCGATAGCGAGGAATCTGCGCTCGCGGCAGCCGAGGCGGGTGCCGACATCATCGGCACGACCCTCGCGGGATACACGGGCATGCGACGAAAGACCGACGGTCCCGATCTTGAACTTCTCGCGAGCCTAGTGGAGAAACTTCCCGGTCGCGCAGTGGTTGCCGAGGGACGCGTGCATAGCCCTGCCCAAGCAATGGCGTGCCGCGAGGCGGGCGCGTTCGCGGTCGTCGTGGGGACCGCGATAACGCACCCCACATCAATCACCACGTGGTTCAATGCCGCCGTGCGCGGCGTCGGTGACCGGGGATGA
- a CDS encoding DUF4862 family protein, whose product MTGSPAWIAGAYAALEPGLTAERAERDARELYAVLAQPGAFDGLELPYRSSLPDLALVTGASFTRHVITAIPGTMQRLAKDCSFGLASRNDEGRKAALNFTREVVRASRDLEGAVVAIEIHSAPSDCADPSAFAASLETLMRERAESDPEFVIEHCDAAGMPFPGEKRFLSLEEEVHLAKETGVGIALNWGRSALETRNPTTALEHVQHAAQAGVLRAFMASGAGAGTPVYGPEWADAHLPHKDHEPSSMMTDDALSSCAAAAGGNLLYTGVKIQTPRGFTAYERSRVLARVAEPMRSVFSRTG is encoded by the coding sequence ATGACCGGCTCACCGGCGTGGATTGCGGGGGCGTATGCCGCTCTCGAGCCCGGCTTGACGGCGGAGCGCGCCGAAAGGGATGCGCGTGAACTTTACGCTGTTCTCGCACAGCCTGGTGCATTCGATGGCCTCGAGCTTCCCTATCGCTCTTCGCTGCCTGATCTCGCCCTCGTGACTGGCGCGTCTTTCACGCGGCATGTCATCACGGCGATTCCGGGGACGATGCAGCGCCTTGCAAAGGACTGCTCTTTCGGCCTTGCCTCGCGAAACGACGAGGGTCGGAAGGCGGCTCTCAACTTCACTCGAGAAGTCGTGCGAGCCTCACGCGACCTCGAGGGCGCCGTCGTGGCGATCGAAATTCACTCGGCTCCGTCGGACTGCGCCGATCCCAGCGCCTTTGCTGCCTCGCTCGAAACGCTCATGAGGGAGCGCGCAGAGAGTGACCCCGAGTTCGTGATCGAGCACTGCGATGCGGCTGGCATGCCGTTCCCAGGCGAAAAGCGCTTCCTATCCCTCGAAGAGGAAGTTCACCTCGCGAAGGAAACCGGCGTGGGTATCGCCCTCAACTGGGGTCGCTCCGCGCTCGAAACACGCAATCCCACAACAGCGCTCGAGCACGTCCAGCATGCAGCGCAAGCGGGGGTTTTGCGGGCATTTATGGCATCTGGAGCCGGCGCTGGCACCCCCGTGTACGGGCCCGAATGGGCCGACGCCCACCTTCCCCACAAGGATCACGAACCTTCATCAATGATGACCGACGACGCACTCTCCTCGTGCGCCGCCGCCGCTGGGGGCAACCTGCTCTACACCGGTGTCAAAATCCAGACCCCTCGGGGCTTTACGGCCTACGAGCGGTCTCGCGTGCTCGCACGCGTCGCGGAGCCAATGCGCTCCGTCTTCAGCCGCACGGGATAA